The genomic segment GTATTTTTCAGTTAATGAGAATTAATGTCGAGGCGTGAGTAGCAGCCCGCGTTACACAAATGTAGGCTGATGGCTGATTCCTGTGATGTTGGAAATTTAGTAGGAGATTTCATGGCTCAGACAGCAGCAGATAATTGGAATGAGAGCAGTTTCTTCGAGAGTGTTGAGGCTAAATTTGAGGAAAAAGTACCAGATTTCTCAAAAACTCTAAACATTGCCATTATTGGAAGAGTCAGTGCTGGAAAAAGTTCATTAATCAATGCTTTACTAAAGCGGAGTCGCAAAAAAGCATTGGCAGAAGTTGGTGCTGAATCGGGTGTAACCACGAATTTAAAAGTATTACGGCTAGATGAACGGGTCAGGTTGATAGATTCACCCGGTCTTGATGATGTCCGTTCTGAGAATAGTGATGTAACACGAGAATTCCTAAAACGTATTGACGTAGGAATTCTTGTAGTTTCTGGTTCTTCAGATGCTTCTCAGAAAAAGTATCTTGTAGACCTGCAAGAACACTGCGATTCTGTATTTATCGTACTCAACAAAATTGATGATTATGATAGGTTTGCTCGTCCTAATGGAGATAATCCAGCTTTGGAGAAGGTCGTAGATCAGTGGAAGCAAGACCTTCAAATACAAAAAATCTATCCAGTATGTGCATTTGGTTATGATCAAGACCTCCCTCCTGACATCCCACTAGATATTCGTGGTGTATATGGACTTCGGGAGGATATTGAAAATTTTTTAGCTTCAAAGGGAAAGGATTTACTCCTCGCCCGTCACATGGGTGACAAGGAATCATATGCAAAAAGCATTATTGCCGCTGCGCTCGTTGCAGTCACAGGTGAGGCATTTTTACCTGGAAGTGCAGCTTTTATCACGGCTACACAAGTTGCTGCGATCGCCTCTCTTTACTATCTGTACACAGGAGAAATTCTTTCTCCAAAAGCAGCTATAGCAATACTGCCTACCTTTATAGCTGAGTCGGCGAGAGGTAATCTATTCCTTTGGGTTCAATCGTTCCTCCCCCCGAATGGAATCACTAATCTTGCTGCCGCTGGCATTGCCATGAGTATTACTCTGGCAATGCTTACTACCGTCAAGTTTGTACTAGCAAGCGGGGCAAAACTTCAAGAAGAAGAACTTCTTAAGTCAAAATTCCAGTATTTTCGCAAGAAAGCTGAAAATTCCGTGAAAAATCTGGCTTTGTCAGAATGGAATGATCGAGAGGCTTGGAAGGGGATGATCGACGCAATAAATCAGTAGAAAGTATTCTGCCAACGAGAGTGATGGGCGATCGCCCCAGAGGGACACCAGTCGAAAGGGCTGTTCGCCTAATTTAGAATAGTTCAGCTAGCCACG from the Allocoleopsis franciscana PCC 7113 genome contains:
- a CDS encoding GTPase: MAQTAADNWNESSFFESVEAKFEEKVPDFSKTLNIAIIGRVSAGKSSLINALLKRSRKKALAEVGAESGVTTNLKVLRLDERVRLIDSPGLDDVRSENSDVTREFLKRIDVGILVVSGSSDASQKKYLVDLQEHCDSVFIVLNKIDDYDRFARPNGDNPALEKVVDQWKQDLQIQKIYPVCAFGYDQDLPPDIPLDIRGVYGLREDIENFLASKGKDLLLARHMGDKESYAKSIIAAALVAVTGEAFLPGSAAFITATQVAAIASLYYLYTGEILSPKAAIAILPTFIAESARGNLFLWVQSFLPPNGITNLAAAGIAMSITLAMLTTVKFVLASGAKLQEEELLKSKFQYFRKKAENSVKNLALSEWNDREAWKGMIDAINQ